A stretch of Usitatibacter palustris DNA encodes these proteins:
- a CDS encoding general stress protein CsbD, with protein sequence MTHMNWKQIALNWADFRAGIKEQWSKINDGHLDAIAGSREKLIGSIRKAYGTSQEQVEKQVTSWTKRVTQQDPP encoded by the coding sequence ATGACGCACATGAACTGGAAACAGATCGCCCTCAACTGGGCCGACTTCCGCGCCGGCATCAAGGAGCAGTGGTCGAAGATCAACGACGGCCACCTCGACGCGATCGCCGGAAGCCGCGAAAAACTGATCGGCAGCATCCGCAAGGCGTACGGCACCTCGCAAGAACAGGTAGAAAAGCAGGTGACCTCGTGGACCAAGCGAGTGACGCAGCAAGATCCCCCTTGA
- a CDS encoding SIS domain-containing protein has translation MNSPLFDPATTLMYREASEAGAAVKAQFERNHSAAAALGVELRRNPPRTVVTCARGSSDHAATFAKYLIETRTGVITASAAPSIASLYGAKQDLRDCLFLAISQSGRSPDLVSATAAAKQAGARVAVLVNAEDSPLAQIADHVLPLCAGPEMSVAATKSYIASLAAIVHVVAEWTQDKLMLDSLAMAPRQLERAWDLNWCPALENLRAAGHLFVIGRGVGLGIAQEAALKLKETCGLHAEGFSSAEVRHGPQALLSGGFPALLLSQNDETRPGIEELAKDLVARVVDVTIAGVNVPGATVLPTIEAHPAIQPLLLIQSFYRLANAIAVARGLNPDQPPHLRKVTETR, from the coding sequence ATGAATAGCCCGCTCTTCGATCCCGCAACGACGCTGATGTACCGCGAGGCCTCCGAAGCCGGGGCCGCGGTGAAGGCGCAGTTCGAGCGCAATCATTCCGCCGCCGCGGCGCTGGGCGTGGAGCTGCGCCGGAATCCGCCGCGCACGGTCGTCACCTGCGCGCGAGGCAGCTCCGATCACGCGGCCACGTTCGCGAAGTACCTGATCGAGACGCGCACCGGCGTGATCACGGCTTCGGCCGCTCCCTCGATCGCTTCCTTATATGGGGCGAAGCAGGATCTGCGCGATTGCCTGTTCCTCGCGATCTCGCAATCGGGCCGCAGTCCGGATCTCGTGTCCGCAACGGCAGCCGCGAAGCAGGCAGGCGCGCGTGTCGCCGTGCTGGTGAATGCAGAAGATTCGCCCCTCGCGCAGATCGCCGACCATGTGCTGCCGCTGTGCGCGGGTCCCGAGATGAGTGTGGCCGCGACCAAGTCGTACATCGCTTCGCTCGCGGCCATCGTGCATGTCGTTGCCGAATGGACGCAGGACAAGCTGATGCTCGACAGCCTCGCGATGGCCCCGCGCCAGCTCGAGCGCGCGTGGGACCTCAACTGGTGTCCGGCGCTGGAGAACCTGCGCGCGGCGGGCCACCTCTTCGTGATCGGACGCGGCGTGGGCCTGGGCATCGCGCAGGAAGCCGCACTCAAGCTGAAGGAAACGTGCGGCCTGCACGCCGAAGGCTTCAGCAGCGCGGAAGTGCGGCACGGCCCGCAGGCGCTGCTCTCCGGAGGATTTCCCGCACTGCTTCTCTCGCAGAACGACGAGACGCGCCCCGGCATCGAGGAGCTCGCGAAGGATCTCGTCGCCCGCGTGGTGGACGTGACGATCGCGGGCGTGAACGTCCCGGGCGCCACGGTACTGCCGACGATCGAAGCGCATCCGGCGATCCAGCCGCTGTTGCTCATCCAGTCCTTCTATCGCCTCGCGAACGCCATCGCCGTCGCGCGCGGCCTGAATCCCGACCAACCGCCGCACCTTCGCAAGGTGACCGAGACGCGCTGA
- a CDS encoding IPTL-CTERM sorting domain-containing protein, giving the protein MYPHFATRTAMRWLLPVLALASIALLPGFANAQPFAYVTENTGGSIARINLADGTVVRAAICSSPRGVAINKAGTRGYVACGGGGGVREFDAATLATTNSFATCGGDTSDVVIDPVQPRIFVTCGTSFGTLHAIPIDGSTPMVAALTGGSTSPRGLSIDLTGTRLVVADTVNGVYALDLTLGFLNPVLVRPGNAHAVAFDAVTGNTYQAVYGVTGVVETITWPSTVSATATNLAGLGPAYVVAGPTGAMAVATVNIGSVTHCGVTCSGSYVTASPINGLAYTRDSARLIVSRTSGGEVVALNGSSDAVLATYTGFSGPWGVATGPVPVAVTINQAGAQPDPTTVASIVFTVVFSEAVTGFDAADILFTGSTVGGTLVANVTGAGPTYTVTVTGMTGDGNVVASVRAFAATSVATGIASFTSTSTDNTVVFGTPPSVTINQAGAQADPATAAPINFTVTFSEAVTGFATGDVTIGGTALPTTATVTGGPTVYNVAVTGMTVAGTVTASIAGGVAVDLGGNANAASTSTDNTVTYAPPPLTVTINQAAGQSDPANQAPVRFTIVFSTPVTGFDPGDISFTGSTVGGTLSRLLTGSGANYTLIVAGMTSSGNIVASIPAGVATNGAITNSASTSTDNTVAYTYVTPGPPFAYVTNLTGNNISVVSMTGLVTVATIPAGCPGLPGSFGPTGIVLNAAGTRAYFTCGDAGQVNVLDLTTSTIVASIPIGGSGSGIAMNAAGTRVYASSNTTNTVAVIDTATNTVITSVPVGTVYRLTVALSDSANRLYVPNTLGSVTVIDLATNAVAATVPAVGTSPAAVSMNPAGTRAYVSAQLSDEIVMIDTATNTVVGTIPLGTGALPFDAIVSPSGATLYTANHGVDGIGVIDTATNTLTTTIPLNNLANPRGMAMTPSGNQLWVVDQQLNGVSLIDPATNTVIARVPVGSQPVYVALGPPVSPTVTINQAVGQVDPALTVPINFTVTFSEPVTGFAASDVAFTGSTAAGTLAAVVTGGPTTYNVAVSGMTSAGTVVASIPAGGANGASGTNLASTSTDNSVTFAPAAPTVTINQAVAQVDPTAAGPINFTVTFSEPVTGFATGDVTIGGTALPTTATITGGPTTYTVAVTGMTSAGTVIASVAAGVATGTAFGSPNVASTSTDNSVTFAPNAPTVTINQAVGQADPVLSGPINFTAVFNAAVTSFDAADIQFTGSTAGGTLSAVVTGGPTTFNVAVSGMASAGTVVASIPAGAATLLGVGNIASTSADNSVTYAPSTTTFSGPTATGTGTQTIAFTGGGAACTFGVRQLIGAPPGAAPIPPTAPGGVTFPHGLFDFTTTGCTAGSTLAFTLTYPTALPGGTTYWKYGPTASNTAPHWYTLPATVVGNTITFSITDGGLGDDDLVANGTIVDQGGPGIPGAPGTVTAVPTLSEWMLMLLATLMLATTVILRSAAESRTS; this is encoded by the coding sequence ATGTATCCCCATTTCGCGACGCGCACCGCGATGCGATGGTTGTTGCCGGTTCTTGCGTTGGCATCCATCGCCCTCCTGCCTGGCTTCGCCAACGCCCAGCCCTTCGCCTATGTGACCGAGAACACCGGCGGCAGCATTGCGCGGATCAACCTTGCGGACGGCACTGTCGTGCGGGCCGCGATCTGCAGCTCGCCCCGGGGTGTGGCCATCAACAAAGCCGGCACGCGCGGCTACGTGGCGTGCGGTGGCGGTGGCGGCGTGCGGGAGTTCGATGCGGCCACCCTGGCGACCACCAATTCGTTCGCAACCTGTGGCGGGGATACCTCTGACGTCGTCATCGATCCGGTGCAGCCGCGGATCTTCGTGACCTGCGGCACCTCCTTCGGCACGCTCCACGCGATCCCGATCGACGGGTCGACGCCCATGGTCGCCGCGTTGACCGGTGGTTCCACCTCACCGCGGGGGCTGTCCATCGACCTCACGGGCACGCGGCTTGTCGTCGCCGATACGGTCAATGGGGTCTATGCCCTTGACCTCACCCTGGGTTTTCTCAATCCCGTCCTCGTGCGACCCGGCAACGCGCACGCAGTGGCCTTCGATGCGGTCACGGGCAACACCTATCAGGCTGTGTACGGCGTCACCGGCGTGGTGGAAACCATCACGTGGCCCAGCACCGTGTCGGCAACAGCCACCAACCTTGCCGGCCTGGGGCCGGCGTACGTCGTGGCCGGCCCCACGGGAGCGATGGCGGTGGCGACCGTGAACATCGGGAGTGTCACCCACTGCGGCGTGACATGCAGCGGCAGCTACGTCACGGCCTCGCCCATCAACGGGCTCGCGTACACGCGGGACTCAGCGCGGCTGATCGTCTCGCGGACCAGTGGCGGGGAAGTCGTAGCGCTCAATGGGTCCTCGGATGCGGTCCTGGCCACTTACACGGGCTTCTCGGGTCCGTGGGGGGTTGCGACCGGGCCGGTGCCCGTCGCGGTCACGATCAACCAGGCCGGCGCGCAGCCCGACCCAACGACCGTTGCGTCGATCGTCTTCACAGTAGTGTTCTCGGAGGCGGTGACCGGCTTCGACGCGGCCGACATCCTGTTCACCGGCAGCACCGTGGGCGGCACGCTCGTCGCGAACGTGACCGGCGCGGGCCCGACGTACACCGTGACCGTGACCGGCATGACGGGCGACGGCAACGTGGTCGCGAGCGTTCGCGCGTTTGCCGCGACGAGCGTCGCCACCGGCATCGCGAGCTTCACCTCGACGAGCACGGACAACACGGTCGTCTTCGGCACGCCGCCTTCGGTCACGATCAACCAGGCCGGTGCGCAAGCGGATCCCGCGACGGCAGCGCCCATCAACTTCACGGTGACTTTCAGCGAAGCGGTCACCGGATTCGCGACGGGTGACGTGACGATCGGCGGAACGGCGCTTCCCACGACGGCGACGGTCACCGGTGGACCCACGGTCTACAACGTCGCCGTCACGGGCATGACGGTCGCTGGCACGGTGACGGCGAGCATCGCGGGCGGCGTTGCCGTGGATCTCGGCGGCAACGCGAACGCGGCGTCGACGAGCACCGACAACACAGTCACTTATGCGCCGCCGCCCCTGACGGTCACGATCAACCAGGCCGCCGGCCAATCCGATCCCGCGAACCAGGCACCGGTTCGTTTCACCATCGTCTTCAGTACGCCGGTCACGGGCTTCGATCCGGGTGACATCTCGTTCACCGGAAGCACGGTCGGGGGAACGCTCTCGAGACTTCTCACGGGATCGGGCGCGAACTACACGCTGATCGTCGCCGGCATGACTTCCAGCGGCAACATCGTCGCGAGCATTCCTGCCGGCGTTGCCACCAACGGCGCGATCACGAACAGCGCCTCGACGAGCACCGACAACACCGTGGCGTACACGTACGTCACGCCGGGCCCGCCGTTCGCGTACGTGACCAACCTCACCGGCAACAACATCTCGGTGGTTTCCATGACCGGCCTGGTCACCGTCGCCACCATCCCCGCCGGTTGCCCGGGCCTCCCGGGCTCGTTTGGCCCAACGGGCATCGTGCTGAACGCCGCGGGAACGCGGGCGTACTTCACGTGCGGGGACGCGGGCCAGGTCAACGTGCTCGACCTCACCACCAGCACGATCGTGGCGAGCATCCCCATCGGTGGGTCGGGGAGCGGCATCGCGATGAACGCGGCCGGCACTCGGGTGTACGCCTCCTCGAACACCACCAACACGGTCGCCGTGATCGACACGGCCACCAACACGGTCATCACCAGCGTGCCGGTGGGTACGGTCTACCGCTTGACGGTGGCCCTCAGCGACAGCGCCAACAGGCTCTATGTCCCCAACACCCTCGGCAGCGTCACCGTGATCGATCTTGCGACCAACGCGGTGGCCGCCACCGTGCCGGCCGTGGGAACGTCGCCGGCCGCGGTCTCGATGAACCCGGCGGGCACGCGCGCGTATGTCTCCGCCCAGCTCAGTGACGAGATCGTGATGATCGATACCGCGACGAACACCGTTGTTGGAACGATTCCGTTGGGCACGGGCGCCCTGCCCTTCGATGCGATCGTCTCGCCCTCGGGAGCGACGCTCTACACCGCCAACCACGGCGTCGACGGGATCGGCGTCATCGATACCGCGACCAACACGCTCACGACGACGATTCCGCTGAACAACCTTGCCAACCCCCGCGGCATGGCGATGACGCCCAGCGGGAATCAACTCTGGGTCGTCGACCAGCAACTCAATGGCGTCTCGCTCATCGATCCGGCGACCAACACCGTGATCGCTCGCGTGCCGGTGGGCAGCCAGCCGGTCTACGTCGCGCTCGGCCCGCCCGTTTCGCCGACGGTGACCATCAACCAGGCGGTGGGACAGGTCGATCCGGCGCTGACGGTTCCCATCAATTTCACGGTGACGTTCAGCGAGCCGGTGACCGGCTTCGCCGCGAGCGACGTGGCCTTCACCGGCAGCACGGCGGCGGGCACGCTCGCAGCGGTGGTGACCGGTGGGCCGACCACATACAACGTCGCGGTGTCCGGAATGACATCGGCCGGAACCGTCGTCGCGAGCATTCCCGCCGGCGGCGCGAATGGCGCGAGCGGCACCAACCTCGCCTCGACCAGCACGGACAACAGTGTCACGTTCGCGCCAGCCGCGCCGACGGTGACGATCAACCAGGCGGTGGCGCAGGTCGATCCCACTGCGGCGGGACCGATCAACTTCACCGTGACATTCAGTGAACCCGTCACCGGATTCGCGACGGGTGACGTGACGATCGGCGGCACAGCGCTTCCCACGACCGCGACCATCACCGGCGGACCGACGACGTACACCGTCGCCGTCACGGGCATGACGAGCGCAGGCACGGTGATCGCGAGCGTCGCGGCCGGCGTCGCGACCGGTACTGCGTTCGGGTCGCCCAACGTGGCATCGACCAGCACGGACAACTCGGTCACGTTCGCGCCAAACGCGCCGACGGTGACGATCAACCAGGCGGTGGGCCAGGCCGATCCGGTGCTCTCGGGACCGATCAATTTCACGGCAGTGTTCAACGCGGCGGTCACGAGCTTCGATGCAGCCGACATCCAGTTCACGGGCAGCACCGCGGGCGGCACGCTGTCGGCCGTCGTGACCGGTGGACCGACGACGTTCAATGTCGCGGTGTCCGGCATGGCTTCGGCGGGGACGGTCGTTGCGAGCATTCCGGCCGGCGCGGCCACGCTTCTCGGCGTGGGCAACATTGCTTCGACGAGCGCGGACAACTCGGTGACCTACGCGCCATCGACGACGACATTCTCGGGTCCGACCGCGACCGGCACCGGCACGCAAACCATTGCGTTCACCGGCGGCGGCGCCGCGTGCACGTTCGGCGTGAGGCAACTGATCGGCGCACCCCCCGGCGCGGCACCGATCCCGCCGACGGCGCCGGGCGGCGTGACGTTCCCGCACGGGCTGTTCGATTTCACGACGACCGGTTGCACCGCGGGCTCGACGCTCGCGTTCACGCTCACGTACCCGACCGCGTTGCCCGGGGGCACGACGTACTGGAAGTACGGGCCGACAGCCTCGAACACCGCGCCGCACTGGTACACGTTGCCTGCCACGGTTGTCGGCAACACGATCACGTTCTCGATCACCGACGGCGGGCTGGGCGATGACGATCTCGTCGCGAACGGCACGATCGTCGACCAGGGCGGCCCCGGCATTCCGGGCGCGCCTGGAACGGTGACCGCGGTGCCGACGCTGTCGGAGTGGATGTTGATGCTGCTGGCGACATTGATGCTTGCCACCACTGTCATCCTGAGGAGCGCAGCGGAAAGTAGGACCTCCTGA
- a CDS encoding CHRD domain-containing protein, protein MRNLLLAAALLAALPALADSNRIRTRLSGAEEVPAVATRASGTFAAQLSSDRLSIEYELSFSGLQAPVTQAHIHVAQRDVNGGIVIWLCGSSSLPGPVGTPPCPQEGTVNGLITSANVLAVGAQQVGAGGLSAVLDAMRSGLAYVNVHTTASPGGEIRGQIGEGAFAPGT, encoded by the coding sequence ATGAGGAATCTTTTACTCGCGGCCGCCCTGCTGGCCGCGCTGCCCGCCCTTGCGGACAGCAATCGCATCCGCACGAGGCTCAGCGGCGCCGAGGAAGTCCCGGCGGTCGCCACGCGCGCCAGCGGCACGTTCGCCGCGCAACTGTCGAGCGATCGCCTGTCGATCGAATACGAGCTGTCCTTCTCCGGCCTCCAGGCGCCGGTCACGCAGGCCCACATCCACGTCGCGCAGCGCGACGTGAACGGCGGCATCGTGATCTGGCTTTGCGGATCGAGCAGCCTTCCCGGTCCGGTGGGAACGCCGCCGTGTCCGCAGGAAGGTACGGTCAACGGACTCATCACGAGTGCGAACGTCCTCGCGGTGGGCGCGCAGCAGGTCGGCGCGGGCGGGCTCAGCGCGGTGCTCGACGCGATGCGCTCGGGCTTGGCGTACGTGAACGTGCACACCACCGCGTCGCCGGGCGGGGAGATCCGCGGGCAGATCGGCGAGGGGGCGTTCGCTCCGGGAACCTGA
- a CDS encoding Crp/Fnr family transcriptional regulator, which produces MKRTEHTNRLLDDLPHGDRVRLLAQCENVELIPGETLAKSGEPIDFVYFPTESFISLATEMNEGPSLEVALVGNEGMLGAPLVLGIGESPVHAVVQGAGLAWRMSAARFRRALAEDCALRRGLHLYLYVLMSQLGQSAGCTRFHVVEQRLARWLLMTADRAHSKAFHITHELLAYSLGVRRVGITKAATSLQNRKLIRYTRGDISIRDRGGLEAASCSCYQADKDTYDHAMGR; this is translated from the coding sequence ATGAAACGCACGGAGCACACGAACCGCCTTCTCGACGACCTGCCGCACGGCGACCGGGTGCGCCTGCTCGCGCAGTGCGAAAACGTCGAGCTCATTCCAGGCGAGACGCTCGCAAAGAGTGGCGAGCCCATCGACTTCGTCTACTTCCCCACGGAAAGTTTCATCTCGCTCGCCACGGAAATGAACGAGGGTCCCAGCCTGGAGGTCGCCCTCGTCGGCAACGAAGGCATGCTGGGCGCACCACTCGTGCTGGGCATCGGCGAATCGCCCGTACACGCCGTCGTGCAGGGCGCGGGCCTCGCGTGGCGCATGAGTGCGGCGCGTTTTCGCCGCGCGCTCGCCGAAGACTGCGCGCTGCGGCGCGGCCTGCATCTCTATCTGTACGTGTTGATGAGCCAGCTCGGCCAGAGCGCGGGCTGCACGCGCTTCCACGTGGTCGAGCAGCGGCTCGCGCGCTGGCTTCTGATGACGGCGGACCGGGCGCACTCGAAGGCGTTCCACATCACCCATGAGTTGCTTGCGTACTCGCTGGGCGTGCGCCGCGTGGGCATCACGAAGGCCGCGACCTCGCTGCAGAACCGCAAGCTCATCCGCTATACGCGGGGCGACATCTCGATTCGCGATCGCGGTGGCCTGGAGGCAGCTTCATGCAGCTGCTACCAGGCCGACAAGGACACCTACGACCACGCGATGGGTCGGTGA
- a CDS encoding BON domain-containing protein translates to MTTLKQFSTLLAAFAMATTLGCAATSKSESTGEYVDDTAITTKVKSAILAEDTLKSAEINVETFKGIVQLSGFVSTQANVDKAVVVARNVSGVKSVKNDMRVK, encoded by the coding sequence ATGACGACCCTCAAACAGTTTTCCACGCTGCTGGCTGCATTTGCCATGGCGACCACGCTCGGCTGCGCTGCGACCTCCAAGTCCGAAAGCACCGGTGAGTACGTTGACGACACCGCCATCACGACGAAGGTGAAGTCGGCCATCCTCGCCGAGGACACGCTCAAGTCCGCCGAGATCAACGTCGAGACCTTCAAGGGCATCGTGCAGCTGAGCGGCTTCGTGAGCACGCAGGCGAACGTCGACAAGGCCGTGGTGGTTGCGAGGAACGTGTCGGGCGTGAAGTCGGTCAAGAACGACATGCGCGTGAAATGA
- the nagA gene encoding N-acetylglucosamine-6-phosphate deacetylase: MREALANARVLTDDGISTEVVVLVANGRIEAVVPEGHARVGDAKRIDLDGHLLLPGFVDTQVNGGGGALFNDDPSVETIRRIGAAHRRFGTTSFLPTLISDDVAVIARAIAATREAIAAKVPGVIGVHIEGPCLNEEKKGAHDSAHFRSLDASDVKLLSSLATGRTLVTLAPEMTTPARISELAKAGVVVSAGHTNATYAQINEALAHGLTGFTHLFNAMSPLQSREPGVVGAALDHRESYCGIIVDGHHVDPVTLKIAMRAKRADRFILVTDAMPNVGANQDFFMLQGRKILVRDGLVVDENGVISGSALDMASAVRNAMDLLGLALPQAVRMASTYPAQFMGLDDEIGRIAPGYRANFVLADERMNVIGTWIDGSNLSS; this comes from the coding sequence ATGCGTGAGGCCCTCGCGAATGCCCGCGTCCTGACCGACGACGGCATCTCCACCGAAGTCGTCGTGCTGGTCGCCAACGGCCGCATCGAGGCCGTCGTGCCCGAGGGCCACGCACGCGTCGGCGATGCGAAGCGCATCGACCTCGATGGCCACCTGCTGCTGCCGGGCTTCGTGGACACGCAGGTCAATGGCGGGGGCGGCGCGCTCTTCAACGACGACCCGAGTGTCGAAACCATTCGCAGGATCGGCGCCGCGCACCGGCGCTTCGGCACCACGAGCTTCCTGCCGACCCTCATCAGCGATGACGTCGCCGTGATCGCGCGCGCCATCGCCGCCACGCGCGAAGCGATCGCCGCGAAAGTGCCCGGCGTCATCGGGGTCCACATCGAAGGCCCGTGCCTCAACGAGGAGAAAAAGGGCGCGCACGACTCGGCGCACTTCCGCTCGCTCGATGCGTCCGACGTGAAGCTGCTCTCCTCGCTCGCGACCGGGCGCACCCTCGTCACCCTCGCGCCCGAGATGACGACGCCCGCGCGCATCTCGGAGCTCGCGAAGGCCGGCGTGGTGGTTTCCGCGGGCCACACGAACGCGACGTACGCCCAGATCAACGAGGCACTCGCGCACGGCCTCACGGGCTTCACGCATCTGTTCAACGCGATGTCGCCGCTGCAAAGCCGCGAGCCCGGCGTCGTCGGCGCAGCACTCGATCACCGCGAGAGCTACTGCGGGATCATCGTCGATGGCCATCACGTGGATCCGGTCACGCTCAAGATCGCGATGCGCGCCAAGCGCGCCGACCGCTTCATCCTGGTGACCGACGCGATGCCCAACGTCGGCGCCAACCAGGACTTCTTCATGCTCCAGGGCCGCAAGATCCTCGTGCGCGACGGCCTGGTCGTCGACGAGAACGGCGTCATCAGCGGCTCGGCGCTCGACATGGCCAGCGCGGTGCGCAACGCGATGGACCTCCTCGGCCTGGCACTCCCGCAAGCGGTGCGCATGGCGAGCACCTATCCCGCGCAGTTCATGGGATTGGACGACGAGATCGGGCGCATCGCTCCGGGCTATCGCGCGAATTTCGTGCTCGCCGATGAGCGGATGAACGTGATCGGGACGTGGATCGACGGCAGCAACTTGTCATCCTGA
- the zwf gene encoding glucose-6-phosphate dehydrogenase: MTSSVVLFGATGDLARRMLWPSLYALDREGLLPQDVRLVGAALPKIDNQSFVTSVGEAIRQSANAALFDESGFAAFAKRIQYVSVDASAKSGLDPLRTALGGAIGTIFYLATGPKLVAPLCAALKEAGLADAASRVVIEKPIGSDAASAARINEAIAGTFAEDQVFRIDHYLGKEAVQNLVALRFANAIYEPLWNKNAIEQVEITVAETVGVDGRWAFYNEAGALRDMVQSHLLQLLCLVAMEPPASFTPSAVRNEKVKVLWSLRPIGAKEVATHTARGQYEGYLKEEGASATSETETFVAIRAEIDNWRWAGVPFHLKTGKRLAERSSEIVIRFKSAPFNIFADIGASLAQNTLLIKLQPEERITMTLMHKEPGLNEFALDEVGLDLSVSDAFPKGRRRIAYERMLLDVFRNNSALFVRRDEVEAAWKWIDGIIAGWKTAGIKPKPYKAGTWGPRA, translated from the coding sequence ATGACTTCCTCCGTTGTGTTGTTCGGCGCCACCGGCGATCTCGCCCGCCGCATGCTCTGGCCCTCGCTCTACGCGCTCGATCGCGAAGGGCTGCTCCCACAGGACGTGCGCCTGGTTGGCGCGGCGCTGCCAAAGATTGATAACCAATCATTCGTGACGAGCGTGGGCGAGGCGATTCGCCAGTCCGCGAATGCGGCGCTCTTCGACGAATCGGGATTCGCGGCCTTTGCGAAACGCATCCAGTACGTGTCGGTCGATGCCTCCGCGAAGTCGGGCCTCGATCCGCTTCGCACTGCACTCGGCGGAGCAATCGGCACCATTTTCTACCTTGCCACCGGGCCGAAGCTGGTCGCGCCCCTCTGCGCGGCGCTGAAGGAAGCCGGCCTCGCCGACGCCGCGAGCCGCGTCGTCATCGAGAAGCCCATCGGGTCGGACGCTGCGTCCGCCGCACGCATCAACGAAGCGATCGCGGGGACATTCGCCGAGGACCAGGTCTTCCGCATCGATCATTACCTCGGCAAGGAAGCGGTGCAGAACCTGGTCGCGCTGCGTTTCGCGAACGCGATCTACGAGCCGCTCTGGAACAAGAACGCGATCGAGCAGGTCGAGATCACGGTCGCGGAGACCGTGGGCGTCGATGGCCGCTGGGCGTTCTACAACGAAGCCGGTGCGCTGCGCGACATGGTGCAGAGCCACCTGCTGCAGCTCCTTTGCCTCGTTGCCATGGAACCGCCTGCGAGCTTCACGCCCTCGGCGGTGCGCAACGAGAAGGTGAAGGTGCTGTGGTCGCTGCGGCCGATCGGCGCGAAGGAAGTCGCGACCCACACGGCGCGCGGCCAGTACGAGGGTTACCTCAAGGAAGAGGGCGCGAGTGCCACGAGCGAAACGGAAACGTTCGTCGCCATTCGCGCCGAGATCGACAACTGGCGCTGGGCCGGCGTCCCGTTCCACCTCAAGACCGGCAAGCGCCTCGCGGAGCGCTCGAGCGAAATCGTGATTCGCTTCAAGAGCGCGCCGTTCAACATCTTCGCGGACATCGGCGCCTCGCTCGCGCAGAACACGCTGCTCATCAAGCTCCAGCCCGAGGAGCGCATCACGATGACGCTCATGCACAAGGAGCCGGGCCTCAACGAATTCGCGCTCGACGAAGTGGGGCTCGACCTTTCCGTGAGCGACGCCTTCCCGAAGGGACGCCGCCGCATCGCCTACGAGCGGATGCTGCTCGATGTGTTTCGCAACAACTCCGCGCTCTTCGTGCGCCGCGACGAAGTCGAGGCCGCGTGGAAGTGGATCGACGGAATCATTGCAGGTTGGAAAACGGCAGGCATCAAGCCCAAGCCGTACAAGGCCGGGACATGGGGTCCACGAGCCTGA
- a CDS encoding RluA family pseudouridine synthase — protein MERRPPKTAKTAPRNPAITHPTVAALVRERTGVAWSRARQLCIDGRVTVNGERCFDPAERVRSDATIVVNETAPKQRFSALDESAIVFFDHDLVVVEKPAGMLSVADEPGNKDTLAPHTRTLLRRIGGSGEDTGLGVVQRLDRDTSGLMVFARNATAQRALAAQFRTHDVDRVYQAIAHGAVTAARIESDLIEDRGDGLRGSHGLFRRARGDVPHDAKHAVTVITPIAPLKGATLVECRLETGRQHQIRIHLSERGHPLVGERVYIRDYEGTRIESPRPMLHARVLGFAHPRTGKRVSFERDAPDDFREMLESLGGA, from the coding sequence ATGGAAAGACGACCTCCCAAGACTGCCAAGACGGCTCCGCGAAACCCGGCGATCACGCACCCCACCGTCGCCGCACTCGTTCGCGAACGCACGGGTGTCGCGTGGTCGCGCGCGCGGCAGCTTTGCATCGACGGGCGCGTCACGGTCAACGGCGAGCGCTGCTTCGATCCGGCCGAGCGCGTGCGATCGGATGCGACGATCGTCGTCAACGAGACGGCTCCGAAGCAACGCTTCAGCGCGCTCGACGAGAGCGCGATCGTGTTCTTCGATCACGACCTGGTGGTCGTCGAGAAACCGGCGGGCATGCTGAGCGTGGCCGACGAGCCGGGCAACAAGGACACGCTGGCCCCGCACACGCGCACGTTGCTGCGGCGGATCGGCGGGAGCGGCGAGGACACGGGGCTGGGCGTCGTCCAGCGCCTCGACCGCGACACGAGCGGCTTGATGGTTTTCGCGCGCAACGCGACGGCCCAGCGCGCGCTCGCCGCGCAGTTCAGGACCCACGACGTCGATCGCGTCTACCAGGCGATCGCTCATGGCGCGGTGACCGCCGCCCGCATCGAGTCGGACCTGATCGAGGATCGCGGCGACGGGTTGCGCGGCTCGCATGGCCTCTTCCGGCGAGCGCGGGGCGACGTGCCCCACGATGCGAAGCACGCCGTCACCGTCATCACGCCGATCGCGCCGCTCAAGGGCGCGACGCTGGTCGAGTGCCGCCTCGAGACCGGACGCCAGCACCAGATCCGCATCCACCTCTCGGAGCGCGGCCATCCGCTGGTCGGCGAGCGCGTATACATCCGGGACTATGAAGGCACGCGGATCGAATCACCGCGCCCGATGCTGCACGCGCGCGTGCTCGGATTCGCGCATCCGCGAACCGGCAAGCGCGTCTCGTTCGAGCGCGATGCGCCCGACGATTTCCGCGAGATGCTCGAGAGCCTGGGCGGCGCCTAG